A genomic window from Methanomassiliicoccales archaeon includes:
- a CDS encoding carbohydrate kinase family protein: ARTITGEKDLKKAAKILYEWGANLTIITLGEKGVLFYNGEKFMKFEALPISEIVDPTGAGDAFAGGFLAYYVKEKPIEECINQGLLRAREVLKKKGSWSIEV; encoded by the coding sequence AGCGAGAACAATTACCGGAGAAAAGGATCTCAAAAAGGCTGCCAAAATACTGTATGAATGGGGCGCGAATCTAACAATAATCACCCTAGGAGAGAAAGGAGTTCTCTTCTACAATGGAGAAAAGTTCATGAAGTTTGAAGCTTTGCCAATCAGCGAGATAGTTGACCCTACTGGAGCTGGAGATGCCTTTGCTGGAGGTTTTTTGGCCTATTACGTAAAAGAAAAACCTATAGAAGAATGCATAAACCAGGGGTTGCTAAGGGCAAGAGAAGTCTTGAAGAAGAAGGGAAGCTGGAGTATTGAAGTCTAG